The genomic region GTGCTATTATTGAGCACGTGCTGGATGAACCTCGGGTCTTCGTTGTTCAGCCTGGCCAGCTCCTCGGCCCGCGGCGTGGGCACGATGTCCCCTAAAAAGTATCTGCGCCCCTCCGCCTTTGACACTATGGTGTGCGCAAAAACCACTATGTCGTCGTCCTCTAGCTTCACGAGGCCCGCCAGGATTTCTGCGAGGTCGTCGCCCTCCTTTATCATTGGAACGCCATCCACTGTGAATGCGGTTATCTTCAAAGACATGCCTCCGGCTTAATATTACGAGGTCGCTCAAGGGCATAAACGTTGTGAGACATACTTTGAAGTAGGCAGAAGGCTGGCGATATAAAAAAAGATGATGGAGGAGCAGCCCGTTTCAAAACTTAAGCTTCTTAAACTCCTCGATATCGTACGCCAGCCGGCCCAGCTCCTCGTCAGTGATCTCCACGCGATTCTTCAAAACCCTCAACTCCGCCGTGAGCTGCTTAATCCTTGTGTACATGATGTACATTATGATGAAGCAGAGCACGATGCCCAGCGACAATACCCCTATGACTACTTCGAGCAACATCTCCTGCATTTTACACTCCTCCAAATATCGACCGAGCCAGGCGGTCGATGAACGTCTCCTTCTTGCTATCTGTCGTCTCCGAAACCTTGGCGCCTGCTATCCTCGCGGCCAGCCTCTTAAAGGCCTTCGAAGCCGGGCTGTCCGGATACATGACCACTACCGGCGTCTTAAAGGCGGCGGCCCTGCGCACGCTGGCATCCTCGGGGATCACCTCGATCACCTCGACGCCCATGATCTGGCCGATCTTCTGGCTTGTAAGCATCGTCTTCTCTGCGGATGCCCGGTTCAAGATGATGCCACCCACGGCGCCCCCGACCATCTCAGTGAGGACCTTTATCTTCACGGCGTCCGCAAGCGACGATAGTTCCGGGTTCACGACGAGCAGCACCTCGTCGGCAATGGCAAGGGGGATGACGCCATCCTTGCTGATGCCCGCGGGGGCGTCGATCAGGATATACTCGGCCCCGGTCACGAGCTTGCTCATGACGAACTGCAGCCTGTCCGGGTCGGCGTTCTGGAAGCCCTGGAGCGATATGCCGCTCGGCACAACCTTGAGACCCGTCGGCAGCTCATATATGGCCTGTGATATATCCGCCTTGCCCGCGAGCACTTCGTGTAGCGTGATCTTGCTCTTTTCAAGGCCCAGCACCAATCCTAGATTGGCCATCCCTATGTCCGCGTCCAGTATTATCGTGCGCTTGCCTAACAGCGCGAGGGCGGTACCAAGGTTAGCGGTCGTCATGGTCTTGCCGGTACCGCCCTTTCCCGAGGCTATCGTAAATACTTTGGTCATTCACACACCCGTCATGGTTTTACCTTTGCCCCACGATGACATCAACATCAATACTTCTGGATCATTTCCACCAGGATCATGCGCTTGATCTCTGCGCTTTCGCATAGGACGCCCTCGCTCTTTTTCCGCTCGATATAGGCCGACACTTCCCCCTCGCTAGGCCAGGGAACGCCTTTGAGGAACGCCTGTATGTCAGCCCTGAGCTCCGCCCGCTCACGGCTTTTAAGCTCCTCGATCCCCGCATATACTTTCTCTAATACTACATTCTCTTGAAAAGAATATCCCTTATCCTTTAAATATCTGATGAAATCCATGATGTCGACGCTTGTAGGCGCCCTCCTCGCGTCGACGAACCTTTTTACTTCGTCATCAAGCGTCATCTCGTTTAGACCTTCTACGCGTGGCTCGGTGGTTGAAGGCACACGCGTGACGTGCACTATGGGCTCGGGTGTGGCCGCCTGTAGTGTTGCCTGGGGTGCCTTGCCCATCGCAATCCTGATCCTTCGTGCCTCGTTAATGAGGCCCCGCACGTCGCTCGCCTCGGCTTCCAGGTACTTCGCCAGGCTATCAGCATACGAGACGTCTCCTGAATCTTCCTGCGCCCCGCCATTTTCTATATACTCTCTCCTGGAGCCTTCAGGCGGCATCCCCACGTATCTGGCCAGGACGTCGTCGGCTATCGTCGAAGCCTGCTCCTCCGGGAACACGTCGAGCAGCGCGCTCATGAGCATCTGCAGGTCGAGCGAGCCGTCAGAGCTCGCCATCCTTCTGGCCTCCTCCTCGTGCCCTGCCTTCCGAAATTTCTCCAGCCCTTCGCTACCCGCTGCGTGTAAAATCGCGTTTTGGAGTATAGTCAAAAAACCGTCCATTAGCGCTCCTCTTTTTTATATGCGTTTTTTCTTATCCGGCACCACCTTCAGGTGGGACAGGTCGAGTCGATTGAGAAGGTCGTCAACGTTGCCCATGAACTCCTTTTCCACCTTTTTCACAAAGTCCGCGTCGTCGTCCATGTCTCCTTTTAGCGTGCCGGTAGACCTGGGCGCAGGCGCTGGAGTGCCCATCCCCCCCTCGACGCTATACACGTGGCGGTCAGCCTTTTCGGATAGGGCGTTTGCGGCCTTAGGAGCGGCGGGCTCTAGCTTCCCAGGTGGCTTGATCGTCGGGCCGTACATGGCGGGATCGGGCCTGGCTATTTGCTCCGGCCTCAAGACCTGCATGGGCCTCGGCTCCGCCTTTGGGGTAGCGTCGCTTGCCTGCGCCTTCTCAGACGTTATAGCCACGTTGGGATACATCCTTAATATGGAGTTAATGATCGCATCCTCGACGCGATAGAACTCGGCCACGCCGCCACTGTAAATGATGTTGTTCAGGAGCGCGGTGCCGGCTTTTTCTTTTGGCGATGAGGAGTATGCTGCGACCAGCTTACCATGCAGGAAGAGCAGGTGGTATTCGGCCCATACCGCGCCATCCTGCATGGCGATTGTGGCGTGGCCAGTCTCGTCTTTCCTCGAATCTATGTACGACCTCAGGCTCGTAAAGCTCTCCGACCTCACGAACGTGCCCCTCACCTGGGGCAGGTCCACGGGTTTTTCCTGTGGCTTCGGCTTTTGTACGGGCATCGGCCTTGGCGTCTCAACCGGAGGCTTTGGAGGAGGCGCTGGCTGTCGCCTTATCATTAAGTCCTTGCTGAAGTCCAGGATGAGCCTTACCTGCGTTTCGGTGAGAGAAAATAGCTCGATCACGCTATCCTCGTTCTCGGTGAGCTGCGAGATGCCCTTTTGCTCTTCGTCGGGGCGGTCATTCTTTCCGTCTGACGTGTACGCTATGACCGGCTTCCCGCCCTCGTAGACTATCACGCCCTCTGCGAAAGAGCCTTTAACGATGGAGACGCGCATGAAGCCCGTGAACGCCTCCTTCATAAAGCTGGAGTTCATGCCGGCAAGCTGTGTCGGCCCCTTGAAGCTTTTTACCAGCACGCCATGCGGTAGCTCCATTATCGGTCCCTCACGTTAGTCTGCGCGTTCTTGATGCTCAGCCTTACCAGGCCCAGGTTAGCGTCGGCCGCGGTCAGCACGCACAGGAACATGTCGCTGATCGGCGCTATGACGGCCTTATGGCTGGGGGTCTCCAGGATGATCTGCTCGGCGCTGCCAAGCTGTAGCTCGGTGGCTATCTTGGTGCCGCTCCTGACCATGTCCTCCGTGGCCACCGCGATGTGCTCGAAATCGACCTGCTGTCCCTGCTGGTAGATGGGGAGGCCGTCAATGACCAGGGCGGCAGCGATCACTCCAGGGAGCCGTGTCACCGTGGCCAGCAGCGCGTCATACGATATCCGTTCAGGCTCGGCGGGATGCTCATCGGCCTCGCCCGGGGATGAATCTTCGATGACTGAGTCGGGATATGAGGCGAATGCCCGCAGCTTTTCATCCTCGCTATAAGAGTACACCTTGAGCCTGGCGCCCTTAAGGGCCGTCATCCGCTCCAGCGCGCTCGTCTGGTACAGGGTAATGCCCATAGTCGTGAAGGCGGAGGCGAGCACCTTGCCGCCCTCTACGATGACGAAGCCCTCGCTCTGCCTGCCATCGTCGCAAATTACTCGGATGCATCCACGGAAATCGTGCCCGTAGTCCACCAGGGCCTCGGATAATGGCCGTTCCGTCTCGGCCACAAAGCTGCCGTCAGGTATTTTCACTGAAGACGCCCTTCTATAGTGCCGCAGCCAGCCTATCCTTGTTCTTCTTCACCTCATACCTGATCCTGCCGATGTTGGCGCCATGCTCAGCGACGATCGCCAAAATCTCGTTCTGGCTTATCAGCGAGAGCATGATGGGGCCCTTCTCGAGCTCTACCAGCACCTGCTCGAAGTTCCCTTTGCCCAGCTCGATGCCCATTGCCTCGGACGTGCCCACGCTCGTGGAAGCCATCGCCCCCAGCGCGTCCATGTCCACCTGGATGTTCGCCACGTGCTCGATGATGAAGCCGTCACGGCCCACGATTGCAGCGGCGTTGACGCCCTCGACCTTTGCCAGGTCGCCCAAAATTCTCTTTAACATCTTCTGACCTCGCGAACGATTCTACCCTCTGAATCCATGACCGTAAGTATCATGGGCATCCGGCCGATCGCGTGGGTGGCGCAAGACACGCACGGATCGTACGCCCGCACTACCATCTCGATGCGGTTAAGGGTGCCTTCGCTTACGTTATCACCATGTATTAGCTTCTGTGAGGCCTGTAATACTCCCCTGTCAATGGCCCTATTGTTATGGCCGGTCGCCACTATCAGGTTCGCCTTCGTGATGAAGCCCTTTTCGTCCACCGTGTAATCGTGTATCAGCGTGCCTCTCGTGGCCTCGACCACGCCTACTCCCCTGGTGTTTTTAACGCCCGTAACCGGTGTCCTGACATTTTTATCCGTGATGGAGGGGTCCTGTAAAAGCGCCAGCGCGGCCTCGCTCGCGGCCATATACTCTATAGCCCTGGCGGCATGGTAGAGCAGCGACTGCTGGGGCACCCGCCCATACTTCTGGCGGAACTCGGCGAGCATCTTATCGGCCTCGGGCGTCCCGATGGAGTCGACCACGTTAACCCTGGCCAGCGGGCCAACTCTGTAAAAGCCATTACCCTTCTTAAGCTTCGTGAACTTCATATATGAGTATGCCTCGGCGGTCTCCTCGATATATCCAAGGTAATCCCTGCCGGGGAAATCGGCAAGCTGGGCCGCATTGGCATCCACAGCCCTGACGTTGCCGTCGTAGAACTCCATCTTTCCATTCCTGGTCAGCCCGACGAAGTCAGACTGCATGGTCCCTATCCCGTTCACCAGGTCTGCGTACTTATCCATCTGCTGCATGACCAGGGGCCACGCCAGCCTAGCTATCTCAACCGAGCGCTTTGCCATGGCCTCTAGCTCTGCCCGCTTCTCGCCTGTAAGCGAGAACGCCATGCCGCCAGGCACCGCCGATACGGCATGTATCGGCTTGCCCCCGACCCCCTCGGTGATGCGCTGGCCGATCTTCCTGCCCTCGATGGCCATCCTGGCCAGCTCCGGGTTGGCCTGCACAAGCCCGACCACGTTCCGCAAGGCGGGGTTATAGTCCGGTCCCAGAATGTAGTCGGGCAGGGACAGCATGAATAGGTGCAGGGCGTGCGAGTGTATAAGCTGGCCCATGGCGAGCAGCCTTCTCAGCTTCACCGCCGTCTCAGGTATCTGCGCCCCGAATATCTCGTCAACCGCCTTCGCCGAGGCCAGGTGGTGCGCCGTAGGGCAGATGCCGCATATCCTCGGAGTTATCCTCGGGGCCTCCTCCACTGCGGCCCCCTCCAGGAACTTCTCGAATCCTCTCAGCTCAGTAGCGTGGAAGTGGGCGTCGGCCACCTCGCCCTTATCATTTAAATTTATTGTCACGCTGGCGTGGCCTTCTATCCTGGTTAAAGGCGAAATCGTGAGCTTCTTCATAGGTGTCTCTCCTTGATTATATCCGGAATCCTGGACACGGACTTGTTCTCCATGATCTTGCTGCCCATGACGAACGGGTATATCGTGTGGGGCACGTCATAGATCTCTTTTTCTATCTCGGCCTGCGGAAGCTCGGTCAGGTGCTGTATGCGCATGACGAGTATGTTATAAAGGTCCCTGCACGGCTCCCTCAGCACGTCGAGCGACGGGCCGCCACAGCCATGGCACGGTATGCCATGGTTCGGGCACAATGCCCCGCATCTCCCGAACGTCACCGAGCCCAGGCACAGGTAGCCCTGCCCTAGCAGGCACTTACCTTCCTCAGGTATGCCCTCATACCTCCGCTTAAGCTTCCAGTTCTTGACGATCTCCATGTTCCGGTTACACTCGGCACACACGGACTTCTTCGGCAGCTCGGGCACATTGCCCTCGATGAGGGGAAGCAGCGCCTTACGCAGGAACGCTTCTTTCGGCGGACAGCCCGTAATGTAGTAGTCCACCTTGATGATGTCGCCCACCGCGTAGCCCCTGTAAAGCAATTCTGGGACGTCATCCTTCGGTATGGCCTTGCTCACGGTGGACGGGGACTCCATGAACACCCCGTTCAGGATGTCGTCCTTGCTGTGGATTATAGATAATCCAGATATGCCGCCGAAGCACGCACAGGTGCCGAATGCGATGACCGTCCTGGCCTTCTGTCTCAGCTTTTTCACCCGCTCCATGTTCTCCTTGTTGCGGATGGCTCCGCCCACTATGGCGATGTCGATGCCGTCAGGCGGCTCCTTGACGTCCATCAATATAGGAGAGTACACGAGCTCGGCCTTGCCAAGCAATTGCAAGATGTCCTCGTGTATGTCTAATAATGCCATGTGGCAGCCGGCGCATGACGCCAATGGTTCAGTTGCGAGCTTGAGCATCGGTGTCACCTCAAGATGAGCTTCTTCAGGCAGGTGTTAGGCCCGACGTGTACGATTTCCAGCTTACCCCTCTTGCCGGTTATCTCCTCCACTGCGCCCACCATGTAGCCGTAGAGGCTCTGGCAGAGCGGGCCTTTCTGCGGCATGCCTTCCCTGCGAAGGGTCTGCCGGACGAGGCAATCCCTGAACACTAGATAGATAAAAGTCTCCCCATTCTCAGTGATAATATAAGAATCCTTGCCCTTGGGCTTCCACAGCTCAAAGTTGTACTGCTTGCCCAGGATTTCGGACAGCTCCTTAAGGGCCTTCTCGATGTTGTCGGTCTTGGGGAAATACTTCCCCGTCTCATGGCCCAGCTTCATGCCTGCCCTGTATACGACAGCGTTCGCGCCGCCCCTGGCGATCTCCTCCAGCGAGCGGATGATCATGGCGTTTAAGACCATCAGGCCGTGCAGCGCCTCCTCATAGTCGTGGATGTTGCCCTCGCAATGCAGGGGCAGCTCCTCGGGCTTTACGACGTGTTCCTGCACCATTATACGAACCTCCTGAGCATAGAGCACACCTCGAGGTCTATGTATAGCCGCCTGGACAGGTATATGTCCTGGTGCTCTATGGCGTTCGCCGG from Methanocella conradii HZ254 harbors:
- the minD gene encoding cell division ATPase MinD; the encoded protein is MTKVFTIASGKGGTGKTMTTANLGTALALLGKRTIILDADIGMANLGLVLGLEKSKITLHEVLAGKADISQAIYELPTGLKVVPSGISLQGFQNADPDRLQFVMSKLVTGAEYILIDAPAGISKDGVIPLAIADEVLLVVNPELSSLADAVKIKVLTEMVGGAVGGIILNRASAEKTMLTSQKIGQIMGVEVIEVIPEDASVRRAAAFKTPVVVMYPDSPASKAFKRLAARIAGAKVSETTDSKKETFIDRLARSIFGGV
- a CDS encoding roadblock/LC7 domain-containing protein gives rise to the protein MKIPDGSFVAETERPLSEALVDYGHDFRGCIRVICDDGRQSEGFVIVEGGKVLASAFTTMGITLYQTSALERMTALKGARLKVYSYSEDEKLRAFASYPDSVIEDSSPGEADEHPAEPERISYDALLATVTRLPGVIAAALVIDGLPIYQQGQQVDFEHIAVATEDMVRSGTKIATELQLGSAEQIILETPSHKAVIAPISDMFLCVLTAADANLGLVRLSIKNAQTNVRDR
- a CDS encoding roadblock/LC7 domain-containing protein, translated to MLKRILGDLAKVEGVNAAAIVGRDGFIIEHVANIQVDMDALGAMASTSVGTSEAMGIELGKGNFEQVLVELEKGPIMLSLISQNEILAIVAEHGANIGRIRYEVKKNKDRLAAAL
- a CDS encoding Ni/Fe hydrogenase subunit alpha, with amino-acid sequence MKKLTISPLTRIEGHASVTINLNDKGEVADAHFHATELRGFEKFLEGAAVEEAPRITPRICGICPTAHHLASAKAVDEIFGAQIPETAVKLRRLLAMGQLIHSHALHLFMLSLPDYILGPDYNPALRNVVGLVQANPELARMAIEGRKIGQRITEGVGGKPIHAVSAVPGGMAFSLTGEKRAELEAMAKRSVEIARLAWPLVMQQMDKYADLVNGIGTMQSDFVGLTRNGKMEFYDGNVRAVDANAAQLADFPGRDYLGYIEETAEAYSYMKFTKLKKGNGFYRVGPLARVNVVDSIGTPEADKMLAEFRQKYGRVPQQSLLYHAARAIEYMAASEAALALLQDPSITDKNVRTPVTGVKNTRGVGVVEATRGTLIHDYTVDEKGFITKANLIVATGHNNRAIDRGVLQASQKLIHGDNVSEGTLNRIEMVVRAYDPCVSCATHAIGRMPMILTVMDSEGRIVREVRRC
- a CDS encoding NADH-quinone oxidoreductase subunit B family protein, yielding MLKLATEPLASCAGCHMALLDIHEDILQLLGKAELVYSPILMDVKEPPDGIDIAIVGGAIRNKENMERVKKLRQKARTVIAFGTCACFGGISGLSIIHSKDDILNGVFMESPSTVSKAIPKDDVPELLYRGYAVGDIIKVDYYITGCPPKEAFLRKALLPLIEGNVPELPKKSVCAECNRNMEIVKNWKLKRRYEGIPEEGKCLLGQGYLCLGSVTFGRCGALCPNHGIPCHGCGGPSLDVLREPCRDLYNILVMRIQHLTELPQAEIEKEIYDVPHTIYPFVMGSKIMENKSVSRIPDIIKERHL